The nucleotide sequence GCAAAATTGCAAAAATAATATGAGATAAGCAAATTTACCTAACAAAACTTTGTAGAATACCACTTTTTTCATAACTTTGCCCATAGTATATTAAACTAAAAACTTATTATATCATGGATATATTAGAGCAGAAGCCAGTTGTTGCTGGATTGGATAAGCCTTTTGTTATTGGCTTGGACTTAGGTGGAACAAATGCTGTGTTTGGAGTAGTTGATCAACGTGGTCAGGTACTTGCGACAAACTCTATAAAGACACAGGCTTATAAGACTGTTGACGATTTTGTAGAGGCAGGTGTAGAGGCAATAAGACCTCTCGTTGTAAAATACGGTGGAATTAGCCAGTTCCGTGCTATGGGTATTGGTGCACCAAATGGTAATTTCTATCGTGGAACGATAGAGTTTGCACCGAACCTTTCGTGGGGTCACGATGGTGTAGTGCCATTGGGAGACATGTTTTCAAAGAAGTTAGGTATTCCTGTTGGACTTACCAATGATGCAAATGCGGCAGCCATTGGCGAGATGCAGTATGGTGTAGCGCGTGGTTTGAAGGACTTTATCATGATTACCCTCGGTACGGGCGTAGGATCTGGTATTGTGATCAACGGTCAGATGGTATATGGCTCTGATGGCTTTGCTGGTGAGTTGGGTCATGTCGTAATGGTACGTGATGGAAAGGGTCGCACTTGTGGTTGTGGCCGTAGAGGTTGCTTGGAGACTTATTGCTCTGCTACTGGTGTTGCACGCACTGCTCGTGAGTTTTTGAAGGAAAGCAAGGAAGAATCTTTGTTGCGTGAGATTAAGTCAGAAAATATAACATCTTTGGATGTTTCTATCGCGGCTGGTCGTGGTGATGCACTTGCTAAGCGTGTTTACGAGTTCACTGGTAAGATGCTGGGTGAAGCTTGTGCAGATTTCGCAACTTTCTCTTCTCCAGAGGCGTTTATCTTCTTCGGCGGTCTGACTAAAGCTGGCGACTTATTGATGGAACCTATCATACGTTCTTACAAAGAGCATGCATTAGAAATCTTCAAAGATAAGCCTAAGTTCTTGATCAGCTCACTTGACGACGCTGCAGCTGCTGTTCTTGGTGCTTCAGCTATCGGTTGGGAATTGTAAATTAAGATAAAAAGTTTAAGATTTACATAGGTTTATACATACAGTTTGTTTGTATATATGCTGGATAGAATCTGAAACTTATAGATTATAAAGTAGGGACAAACGCCCTTGTGAGTCGCTCTTCATAACGAAGATTTAATGATTTGCGAGGTTGTTTGTCCCTATTACGTTTTATGATTTCTCCTAATAGTAGGTAGTTTAGTGCTCAATGCTATTGGTGTTTACCATTCACACCATTGGTGTTAACCCTCCACACCATTTGTGTTTTCCATCAACACCACAGGTAATGACTAACAATACATTGACTAAAGATGAGAAATGAGATTCATTACAAAGATGTATTCGGAGGCTATTTGTCAACTTGCGCAGTGAGTTTTTACAGAACATTGCTATCTTTTAGGTGGGTTCTATTGATTACGATCGAACTCAAATCATTAAATCATGGATTATGTTTTGTAATCTTTCGGACTCTCTTCGGCTCAAATAGCCAGTTCACTCTGTCGTTATGTACGCATAACTTCTTCGTTCAATAGCAAGTTGCTCTCGAAGATAGTCTTGAAATAAGACAAAGCTAATTAATAGAACCAACCTTTAATACGCTTTCTTTTTATAACTTTTGTTTTGTGTTCTCGTTTTTTTACTCTAACTTTGCGTTTACTAATAATACTTAGAAAGAATATACAAGAATAGACGATGAAACAGGAAGACGATATCAAGAAAGCCATCGAGGTGATGAGACAAGGTGGTGTTATCCTTTACCCAACCGATACTGTTTGGGGTATAGGTTGTGATGCTACCAATGCGGAGGCAGTGGCAAAGGTTTATGCTTTGAAACGTAGAGACGATTCAAAGGCACTTATCTGCTTGGTCGATTCTGATAATCGCCTTCAACGTTATGTGCGTAACGTGCCTGATGTTGCTTGGCAGCTGATAGAGGCTGTTGAGAAACCTACAACGTTGATTCTTGATGGTGCTGTAAATCTTGCACCAAATCTGATAGCTGAGGATGGCTCTATTGGTATTCGTGTTACGAAGGAGGCATTTTCTCGCGAGTTATGCTATCGATTCCAGAAAGCAATTGTCAGTACATCGGCAAATGTTAGTGGTGAACCTGCTGCACAAAATTACTGTGACATCTCACAAGAGATTCTTGATGGCGTTGATTATGTCTGTCAGTCAAGACGTCAGGAGCACAAACCACACACACCATCCAGTATTATCAAGTTGGCTACTGATGGCGAAGTAACAATCATAAGAAAATAGTTAAGAGGATAGATGAAAGTATCAGATAGTCTGGGACTTATATCTCGGCTTGATAATTGGCGAAAGAATCATGTTTCTAATCGCGAACTGGTCTTAGTATTAGCGTTTGCGATTGGCTTTCTTGCTTCTTTGGCTGCCTATATTCTTCATGTAATTATCAAGGTGATAGAGGAGTTGGTGACCTCTGGGTTTCATGTTACAACCATAAACTGGCTCTATCTTATCTATCCTGTCGTGGGTATTTGGCTAACGAGTTTGTTTGTTAAATATGTTGTACGTGATAATATCTCACATGGTATAACACGTGTCCTCTATGCTATTTCTACGAACCAATCTCGCTTGAAAGCTCATAACACCTGGTCGTCTATCGTTGCTTCTGCCATAACGATTGGCTTTGGTGGTTCGGTAGGAGCAGAGGCACCTATCGTTTTGACAGGTTCGGCAATAGGAAGTAATTTAGGGCGTATATTTAAGTTAGACAATCGCACGCTAATGCTCCTCGTCGGTTGTGGTGCAACGGCAGCTGTATCAGGTATCTTCAAAGCTCCAATAGCTGGTTTGGTCTTCACACTTGAGGTGTTGATGGTAGATTTAACGATGGCTTCTCTTTTGCCTATCTTGATAGCCTCGGTAACAGCAACGTGTTTCTCCTATTTCTTCACAGGAGGTTCGGCAATGTATCATTTTCAGATGGACTACCTCTGGGGACTTGACCGTGTTCCACCAACAATCCTTTTGGGTATTGCTTGCGGATTTGTTTCTCTTTATTTCATGCGATTGATGTCGTGGTGTGAGAATGGTTACGGGAAACTCTCTTCACGACCTTATATGAAACTTCTTGTGGGTGGTTTAGTACTTTCTCCGCTTATCTTTCTCTTTCCTTCTCTCTATGGTGAAGGCTATAATAGTCTGAGATTGTTTATTGAAGGTAAGACAGAAGCTGACTGGATGCAGGTGATGAGCGGTTCAATGTTTGCTGGAGAGACGAAATTCCTTCTGCTGTATGTGGGCTTTGTTACGATGACGAAGGTCTTTGCAACCAGTGCAACGAATGGGGCAGGTGGTTGTGGTGGAACCTTTGCTCCTTCTTTGTTTATTGGTGGCTTTGCTGGTTTCTTCTTTTCCCGATTTTGGAATATGCAGCAGCTTGGTGTATATATTCCTGAGAAGAATTTTACCCTTTATGGTATGGCAGCCGTTATGTCAGCAGTCATGCATGCGCCATTAACAGGTATTTTCCTTATTGCAGAGTTGACAGGTGGCTATCAACTTTTCATTCCGTTAATTATTGTGACGGTTTGTTCTTATCTTACCATTAATATTTTCGAACATCATAGTATTTATGCTGTTCGTTTGGCGAAGCAGGGAAAACTTCTTACGCACCATACAGACAAGTCTATCCTCACTTTGATGAGTATGGATAAGATTATCGACCATGAATTTACATCGGTTGATCCTGATATGGAAATGGGAAAACTTGTTCACGCAATTAGTGCAAGTCGTAATGACTATATTCCTGTACTCAACGAGTCTGGTAAACTCTTGGGTGAGATAGATATTAATAAACTTCGTCATATAATCTTCCGTACAGAGCTTTATCATCGTTTTCATGTTAGTCAGCTTATGACGCCACCAGCTGCAACGCTTGGTGTCAATGATCCAATGGAAGATGTGATGAAGACTTTTGAACGTACGGGTGCACAATACTTACCTGTTGTGAACATTGAAGGACAGCTGGTTGGCTACATATCACGTGCTCACCTTTATAGTATGTATCGTCAGTTTGTAGCAGATTTTAGTGCTGAGTAGGGCTTGTGTCAACTACTCTTCACTTTATAATCTTCCACTTATTAAAACCTCAAAGGCAATGAAAAAAGAAAATATACGCATTGTTTTCATGGGAACCCCAGAGTTTGCTGTGGAATCATTGAAGGCATTAGTTGAGAATGGTTATAATGTTGTAGCTGTTGTTACCCAACCCGATAAACCTGTGGGTCGACATCAAGAGACGCTGCAGCCTTCACCAGTGAAACAGTATGCACTTGCACATAATCTGCCTGTCCTTCAGCCTGTCAAGATGAAGGATGCTGACTTTATAGATGAGTTGCGTTCATATAAAGCTGACTTGCAGGTGGTAGTAGCTTTCCGTATGTTACCTGAGATTGTCTGGGGAATGCCTCGGTTAGGTACATTTAATGTTCATGCAGCCTTACTTCCGCAGTATCGTGGTGCTGCTCCTATCAATTGGGCGGTCATCAATGGTGAGACGGAAACGGGGGTGACAACCTTCTTCCTTGATAAGGATATTGATACCGGTCGTATTATTCTTCAAAAACCGTTTGCCATTCATGATACAGCAGATGTTGAGCATGTCTATGATGGGTTGATGTATTTAGGAGCAAAGATTGCCATGGAAACAATCGACCAGATAGCGTCAAAGTTGCCAGATGATTTGGATAATGTTGATTTCCCTGCTGTTCTTGATAGCATCAG is from Prevotella melaninogenica and encodes:
- the fmt gene encoding methionyl-tRNA formyltransferase; protein product: MKKENIRIVFMGTPEFAVESLKALVENGYNVVAVVTQPDKPVGRHQETLQPSPVKQYALAHNLPVLQPVKMKDADFIDELRSYKADLQVVVAFRMLPEIVWGMPRLGTFNVHAALLPQYRGAAPINWAVINGETETGVTTFFLDKDIDTGRIILQKPFAIHDTADVEHVYDGLMYLGAKIAMETIDQIASKLPDDLDNVDFPAVLDSISAPQTCENVELPTAPKIFKETCEINWNQSAKKVYNFVRGLSPYPGTWCTLCPIVDKGEKPLVMKVYKTAKSDLPSTGVPGTLVIEKNHLYVNTSDNRLELLDIQLSGKKRMDVRSFLNGFKDIEKYRFQTE
- a CDS encoding chloride channel protein, whose amino-acid sequence is MKVSDSLGLISRLDNWRKNHVSNRELVLVLAFAIGFLASLAAYILHVIIKVIEELVTSGFHVTTINWLYLIYPVVGIWLTSLFVKYVVRDNISHGITRVLYAISTNQSRLKAHNTWSSIVASAITIGFGGSVGAEAPIVLTGSAIGSNLGRIFKLDNRTLMLLVGCGATAAVSGIFKAPIAGLVFTLEVLMVDLTMASLLPILIASVTATCFSYFFTGGSAMYHFQMDYLWGLDRVPPTILLGIACGFVSLYFMRLMSWCENGYGKLSSRPYMKLLVGGLVLSPLIFLFPSLYGEGYNSLRLFIEGKTEADWMQVMSGSMFAGETKFLLLYVGFVTMTKVFATSATNGAGGCGGTFAPSLFIGGFAGFFFSRFWNMQQLGVYIPEKNFTLYGMAAVMSAVMHAPLTGIFLIAELTGGYQLFIPLIIVTVCSYLTINIFEHHSIYAVRLAKQGKLLTHHTDKSILTLMSMDKIIDHEFTSVDPDMEMGKLVHAISASRNDYIPVLNESGKLLGEIDINKLRHIIFRTELYHRFHVSQLMTPPAATLGVNDPMEDVMKTFERTGAQYLPVVNIEGQLVGYISRAHLYSMYRQFVADFSAE
- a CDS encoding L-threonylcarbamoyladenylate synthase; translation: MKQEDDIKKAIEVMRQGGVILYPTDTVWGIGCDATNAEAVAKVYALKRRDDSKALICLVDSDNRLQRYVRNVPDVAWQLIEAVEKPTTLILDGAVNLAPNLIAEDGSIGIRVTKEAFSRELCYRFQKAIVSTSANVSGEPAAQNYCDISQEILDGVDYVCQSRRQEHKPHTPSSIIKLATDGEVTIIRK
- a CDS encoding ROK family protein; this encodes MDILEQKPVVAGLDKPFVIGLDLGGTNAVFGVVDQRGQVLATNSIKTQAYKTVDDFVEAGVEAIRPLVVKYGGISQFRAMGIGAPNGNFYRGTIEFAPNLSWGHDGVVPLGDMFSKKLGIPVGLTNDANAAAIGEMQYGVARGLKDFIMITLGTGVGSGIVINGQMVYGSDGFAGELGHVVMVRDGKGRTCGCGRRGCLETYCSATGVARTAREFLKESKEESLLREIKSENITSLDVSIAAGRGDALAKRVYEFTGKMLGEACADFATFSSPEAFIFFGGLTKAGDLLMEPIIRSYKEHALEIFKDKPKFLISSLDDAAAAVLGASAIGWEL